In the Piscinibacter sp. XHJ-5 genome, one interval contains:
- a CDS encoding aromatic ring-hydroxylating dioxygenase subunit alpha gives MNYAVDPDIAVARTLPGTFYRDEGAYALARERVFARTWQWIGDSDDVAAPGSLSPREMLAGCLDEPLLLARDAAGTLRCMSNVCTHRANLLVAAPCRAEQIRCRYHSRRFDLAGRMTFMPEFREARDFPSASDHLPQVPFGELGSQLFASVEPAAPLDDFLGDVRSRLGWLPLHGFRHDASRDRDFEIQAHWALYVENYLEGLHIPFIHPALNQVLDFSRYRSELYRYANLQLAPARDGEPAFDLPRESPDHGQRIAAYYYWVFPNLMLNFYPWGLSLNLVQPHGIARTRIAFRTYVRDASKLDSGAGSGLDQVEMEDEEAVEAVQRGVRSRFYRHGRYSPAREQGVHHFHRLLAEFMAS, from the coding sequence ATGAACTACGCCGTCGATCCGGACATCGCCGTCGCCCGCACGCTGCCCGGCACGTTCTACCGCGACGAGGGCGCCTACGCGCTGGCGCGCGAGCGCGTGTTCGCACGCACCTGGCAATGGATAGGCGACAGCGACGACGTGGCCGCGCCGGGCTCTCTCTCGCCGCGGGAGATGCTGGCCGGCTGCCTGGACGAGCCGCTGCTGCTGGCACGCGACGCCGCGGGCACGCTGCGCTGCATGTCGAACGTCTGCACTCACCGCGCCAACCTGCTGGTGGCCGCGCCATGCCGCGCCGAGCAGATCCGCTGCCGCTACCACTCGCGCCGCTTCGACCTCGCCGGCCGCATGACCTTCATGCCCGAGTTCCGCGAGGCGCGCGACTTCCCGTCGGCGTCGGATCATCTGCCGCAGGTGCCGTTCGGCGAGCTCGGCTCGCAGCTGTTCGCCTCGGTCGAGCCGGCCGCGCCGCTGGACGACTTCCTGGGCGACGTGCGCTCGCGCCTGGGCTGGCTGCCGCTGCACGGATTTCGTCACGACGCCTCGCGCGACCGTGATTTCGAGATCCAGGCGCACTGGGCGCTGTACGTCGAGAACTACCTCGAAGGGCTGCACATCCCGTTCATCCACCCGGCGCTGAACCAGGTGCTCGACTTCAGCCGCTACCGCAGCGAGCTGTACCGCTACGCCAACCTGCAGCTCGCGCCGGCGCGCGACGGCGAGCCGGCGTTCGACCTGCCGCGCGAGTCGCCCGACCACGGCCAGCGCATCGCGGCCTATTACTACTGGGTGTTCCCGAACCTGATGCTCAACTTCTATCCGTGGGGCCTGTCCCTCAACCTGGTGCAGCCGCACGGCATCGCGCGCACGCGAATCGCCTTCCGGACCTACGTGCGGGATGCGAGCAAGCTCGACAGCGGCGCGGGCAGCGGGCTCGATCAGGTGGAAATGGAGGACGAGGAAGCGGTGGAAGCGGTGCAGCGCGGGGTGCGCTCGCGCTTCTATCGGCACGGTCGGTATTCACCGGCGCGCGAACAGGGTGTGCATCACTTCCATCGGCTGCTGGCGGAATTCATGGCGTCATGA
- a CDS encoding TSUP family transporter, which yields MGPPPPMLELFTVTLASLFAGFIDAIVGGGGLILIPALFSVFPTAPPPALLGTNKGAAIWGTAWSSVQFSRRVQLPWGALAPAAVAALAGGLAGAWAVTQVSPHGLRRALPFILLAVLLYTLARKDLGRTHAPQHVGVRQAALASGIGVVLGFYDGFFGPGTGSFFVFLFVRLLGFDFLHASASAKLLNSATNFASLVLFALKGHVWWHIALVMALANVLGSLLGTRLALKHGAGFVRGVFIVVVGALIVKTGYDAFLRS from the coding sequence ATGGGCCCGCCGCCTCCGATGCTCGAGCTTTTCACCGTTACCCTCGCGTCTCTCTTCGCCGGCTTCATCGACGCCATCGTGGGCGGCGGGGGCCTGATCCTGATCCCTGCGCTGTTCAGCGTCTTTCCCACCGCCCCGCCGCCGGCGCTGCTGGGCACCAACAAGGGTGCGGCAATCTGGGGCACGGCGTGGTCGTCGGTGCAGTTCTCACGCCGCGTCCAGTTGCCGTGGGGCGCGCTGGCGCCGGCGGCGGTGGCGGCGCTCGCGGGCGGGCTGGCCGGCGCGTGGGCGGTGACGCAGGTCAGCCCCCATGGCCTGCGCCGCGCGCTGCCGTTCATCCTGCTCGCAGTACTGCTGTACACGCTGGCGCGCAAGGACCTGGGCCGCACGCACGCGCCGCAGCACGTGGGCGTGCGCCAGGCGGCGCTCGCCTCGGGCATCGGCGTCGTGCTCGGCTTCTACGACGGCTTCTTCGGTCCCGGCACGGGCAGCTTCTTCGTGTTCCTGTTCGTGCGGCTGCTCGGATTCGACTTCCTGCATGCGAGCGCCAGCGCCAAGCTGCTGAACAGCGCCACCAACTTCGCGTCGCTCGTGCTGTTCGCGCTCAAGGGCCACGTGTGGTGGCACATCGCCCTGGTGATGGCGCTGGCCAACGTGCTGGGCAGCCTGCTGGGCACGCGGCTCGCGCTGAAGCACGGCGCCGGTTTCGTGCGCGGCGTGTTCATCGTGGTCGTCGGGGCGTTGATCGTGAAGACGGGGTACGACGCCTTCCTGCGGTCATGA
- a CDS encoding HAMP domain-containing sensor histidine kinase: MSVRLKIALTIFITGVLTALGVIATVLYAFQRFEHETTYHRANAFLGRVVAMYDNLFEMHERHPEEFVGFLRNLVLFEPDAQLYLLDARGTVLAFTGQAKLPPGFKVALTPVLQAVSAQPMPYVMGDDPERMDAHAVIAAKPVRRAVIRRDEAVAGYLYLVAHRPQVPEGGLALFGSTIAKPALAAIVAVVTIATLLAVWVIATVTRPLRQLSDAVAAVSREGLDGGAADPHAIALPDASARDEFGRLAAGFRAMLATLRQQWEALRRLDHFRREGVSNLSHDLRSPLTATVACLETLETRWSGDAQREDDRRLIEMALRNTRNAARLVQSLGDLAQLDEPAFRLQAEVLDAAELLDDIALRFSERAAQQHVSLEMVHDGEAPCIVALDIELFERAVANLIDNALKFSRAGDRITLAARHRDARVEIAVADTGPGIAAADVPHLFDRFYQSRQSVAPATGVGGKGLGLAIVKRIAELHGGTVDVASEPGRGTTVTLFLPPVTP, translated from the coding sequence ATGAGCGTCCGCCTCAAGATCGCGCTGACCATCTTCATCACCGGCGTGCTCACCGCGCTCGGCGTCATCGCCACCGTGCTCTACGCCTTTCAGCGCTTCGAGCACGAGACCACCTACCACCGGGCGAATGCCTTCCTCGGCCGGGTCGTGGCGATGTACGACAACCTGTTCGAGATGCACGAGCGGCATCCGGAAGAGTTCGTCGGCTTCCTGCGCAACCTGGTGCTGTTCGAGCCGGACGCCCAGCTCTACCTGCTGGACGCGCGCGGCACCGTGCTCGCGTTCACCGGACAGGCGAAGCTGCCGCCCGGTTTCAAGGTGGCGCTCACTCCGGTGCTGCAGGCGGTGAGCGCGCAGCCCATGCCCTACGTGATGGGCGACGACCCCGAGCGCATGGACGCCCACGCGGTCATCGCCGCCAAGCCGGTGCGCCGCGCCGTCATTCGCCGGGACGAGGCAGTTGCCGGCTACCTGTACCTGGTGGCGCACCGGCCGCAGGTGCCCGAGGGCGGCCTGGCGCTCTTCGGCAGCACCATCGCCAAGCCGGCCCTCGCCGCCATCGTCGCGGTGGTGACCATCGCGACGCTGCTCGCCGTCTGGGTCATCGCCACCGTGACACGCCCGCTGCGCCAGCTCAGCGATGCGGTGGCGGCGGTCTCCCGCGAAGGGCTGGACGGCGGCGCCGCGGACCCTCACGCGATCGCCCTGCCCGATGCATCGGCGCGCGACGAATTCGGTCGGCTCGCGGCCGGCTTTCGCGCCATGCTCGCCACGCTGCGCCAGCAGTGGGAGGCGCTGCGCCGGCTGGATCATTTCCGGCGGGAGGGAGTCAGCAACCTGTCGCACGACCTGCGCTCGCCGCTGACCGCGACGGTGGCGTGTCTGGAGACGCTGGAGACCCGCTGGAGTGGCGATGCGCAGCGCGAGGACGACCGCCGCCTCATCGAGATGGCGCTGCGCAACACGCGCAATGCAGCGCGCCTGGTGCAGTCGCTGGGCGACCTGGCGCAGCTCGACGAGCCGGCATTCCGGCTGCAGGCCGAGGTGCTCGATGCCGCAGAGCTGCTCGACGACATCGCGCTGCGCTTCAGCGAGCGCGCCGCACAGCAGCACGTGAGCCTGGAAATGGTGCACGACGGCGAGGCGCCTTGCATCGTCGCGCTGGACATCGAGCTGTTCGAGCGCGCGGTGGCCAACCTGATCGACAACGCGCTGAAGTTCAGCCGCGCCGGCGACCGCATCACGCTGGCGGCGCGCCACCGCGACGCGCGCGTCGAGATCGCGGTGGCGGATACCGGGCCCGGCATCGCGGCCGCGGACGTGCCGCACTTGTTCGATCGGTTCTACCAGAGCCGCCAGAGCGTCGCGCCGGCCACGGGGGTGGGCGGCAAGGGGCTGGGACTGGCCATCGTCAAGCGCATCGCCGAGCTGCACGGCGGCACCGTCGACGTGGCCAGCGAGCCCGGGCGCGGCACAACCGTCACGCTGTTCTTGCCGCCCGTCACCCCTTGA
- a CDS encoding response regulator transcription factor, giving the protein MASTILVAEDQADIRDLIVMNLRNAGYEVTAVADGVTALESQNEQSSDLLVLDLMMPGLDGLEVCKALRARGRSTPILMLTAKSTELDRVLGLELGADDYLTKPFSLAELLARVKALLRRADLLRAAQAQAAAQPSVVRNGDLEILPAKRQVRYRGTLLDFTALEFDLLLHFAQHPGHVFSRGQLLNAVWGYTHDGYEHTVTTHINRLRAKLEADPMRPQLILTVRGAGYKMREAPR; this is encoded by the coding sequence ATGGCCTCCACCATCCTCGTCGCCGAAGACCAGGCCGACATCCGCGATCTGATCGTGATGAACCTGCGCAACGCCGGCTACGAGGTGACGGCCGTGGCCGACGGCGTGACGGCGCTCGAGAGCCAGAACGAGCAGTCGAGCGACCTGCTGGTGCTCGACCTGATGATGCCGGGCCTGGATGGGCTGGAGGTGTGCAAGGCGCTGCGCGCCCGCGGCCGCAGCACGCCCATCCTGATGCTCACCGCGAAGTCCACCGAGCTCGATCGCGTGCTCGGGCTGGAGCTGGGCGCCGACGACTACCTCACCAAGCCGTTCTCGCTGGCCGAGCTGCTGGCGCGCGTGAAGGCGCTGCTGCGTCGCGCCGACCTGCTGCGCGCGGCGCAGGCGCAGGCCGCCGCCCAGCCCAGCGTCGTGCGCAACGGCGACCTGGAGATCCTGCCGGCCAAGCGGCAGGTGCGCTATCGCGGCACCCTGCTCGACTTCACCGCGCTGGAATTCGACCTGCTGCTGCACTTCGCACAGCACCCGGGGCACGTGTTCTCGCGCGGTCAGCTGCTGAACGCGGTATGGGGCTACACGCACGACGGCTACGAGCACACGGTGACCACGCACATCAACCGGCTGCGCGCCAAGCTGGAAGCCGATCCGATGCGGCCGCAGCTCATCCTCACCGTGCGCGGCGCCGGCTACAAGATGCGCGAAGCGCCGCGATGA
- a CDS encoding sigma-70 family RNA polymerase sigma factor has product MNAQAASVSWPDMVSHRGYLVRFAQRRLHDPMLAEDVVHDVFEAVLSGRAAFAGRAALRSWLTAILKNKIVDLVRQRAGLDSWEQIDEEGEDRADTLACPQPRPDEVAEQRQALARTLARIEQLPEGLRDVIRLRVLQDQPTEAVCDALAISEENLFVRLHRARKQLAA; this is encoded by the coding sequence ATGAACGCCCAAGCCGCTTCCGTTTCCTGGCCCGACATGGTCTCCCACCGCGGCTACCTGGTCCGCTTTGCCCAGCGCCGGCTGCACGACCCGATGCTGGCCGAAGACGTGGTGCACGACGTGTTCGAAGCCGTGCTGTCGGGCCGCGCCGCATTCGCCGGCCGGGCCGCGCTGCGCTCGTGGCTCACCGCCATCCTGAAGAACAAGATCGTCGACCTGGTGCGCCAGCGCGCCGGCCTGGACAGCTGGGAGCAGATCGATGAGGAGGGCGAGGACCGTGCCGACACGCTCGCCTGCCCGCAGCCGCGGCCGGACGAAGTGGCCGAGCAGCGCCAGGCGCTCGCCCGCACGCTGGCCCGCATCGAGCAGCTGCCGGAGGGCCTGCGCGACGTGATCCGGCTTCGCGTGCTGCAGGACCAGCCGACCGAGGCGGTGTGCGACGCGCTGGCGATCAGCGAGGAAAACCTCTTCGTGCGGCTGCACAGGGCGAGAAAGCAGCTGGCCGCTTGA
- a CDS encoding CysB family HTH-type transcriptional regulator, translated as MNFQQLRSVRETVRRGFNLTEVAAALHTSQPGISRQIRELEDELGIEIFVRAGKRLTGLTPPGESVLPIVERLLLDSDNLRRVGQEFSAQTSGRLSIAATHSQARYALPAVVRDFRQLYPQVVLSLHQGSPRQVAEMLLTGEADLGVATEALAHYVQLAAMPCYRWTHSVVVPPGHELLQGHLSLQRLARHPIITYETGYTGRIHIDEAFARAGLKPSVVLSAMDADVIKTYVELGMGVGIVASIAFDAERDRSLRAIDAGALFEVNVTRLAVRRGTWLRGYVYAFIEAFAPTLTRAAVERALEGEGEVEAASP; from the coding sequence ATGAATTTCCAGCAACTGCGCTCGGTGCGCGAGACGGTCCGTCGAGGCTTCAACCTGACCGAAGTCGCCGCGGCCTTGCACACCTCGCAGCCCGGCATCAGCCGCCAGATCCGCGAGCTGGAGGACGAGCTGGGCATCGAGATCTTCGTGCGCGCCGGCAAGCGGCTGACCGGGCTGACCCCGCCGGGCGAAAGCGTGCTGCCCATCGTCGAGCGGCTGCTCCTGGACAGCGACAACCTGCGCCGGGTGGGCCAGGAGTTCAGCGCCCAGACCAGCGGGCGCCTGTCGATCGCCGCCACGCACTCGCAGGCGCGCTACGCGCTGCCGGCCGTCGTGCGCGACTTCCGCCAGCTGTATCCGCAGGTGGTGCTCAGCCTGCACCAGGGGTCGCCCCGCCAGGTCGCGGAGATGTTGCTGACCGGGGAAGCGGACCTGGGCGTGGCCACCGAGGCGCTGGCGCATTACGTCCAGCTGGCGGCCATGCCGTGCTACCGCTGGACGCACAGCGTCGTGGTGCCGCCGGGCCATGAGCTGCTGCAAGGCCACCTCAGCCTGCAACGGCTGGCGCGCCATCCCATCATCACCTACGAGACCGGCTACACCGGACGCATCCACATCGACGAGGCCTTCGCGCGCGCGGGCCTCAAGCCCAGCGTGGTCCTGTCGGCGATGGACGCCGATGTCATCAAGACCTATGTGGAGCTGGGCATGGGCGTGGGCATCGTCGCCTCGATCGCCTTCGACGCGGAGCGCGACCGCAGCCTGAGGGCGATCGATGCCGGCGCGTTGTTCGAGGTCAACGTGACCCGCCTGGCGGTGCGCCGCGGCACGTGGCTGCGCGGCTACGTCTACGCCTTCATCGAAGCCTTTGCGCCGACCTTGACCCGCGCGGCGGTGGAGCGGGCGTTGGAGGGCGAGGGCGAGGTGGAGGCGGCCTCGCCTTGA
- a CDS encoding sulfate ABC transporter ATP-binding protein, with translation MSIEVRNLHKRFGETVVCDNLNLDIRAGELVALLGPSGSGKTTLLRIIAGLEVPDTGTVLFHGEDATHTDVRDRQVGFVFQHYALFGHMTIFENVAFGLRVRPKATRPPEKEIRAKVMELLKLVQLDWIADRYPHQLSGGQRQRIALARALAVEPKVLLLDEPFGALDAKVRKELRRWLRRLHDEVHVTSVFVTHDQEEAMEVADRIVVMNHGRIEQDGPPDEVYDHPATPFVLQFLGDVNLFHGRVDRAGGSSGDVSYVRPHELEILGRAEDGAIAATLAQALTVGPNTRLEFKRVDDGSYVDVELPRADYLALRESLGLRAGATVHLRPRRVTTFSAEQFDPAAAI, from the coding sequence ATGAGCATCGAGGTGCGCAATCTTCACAAGCGCTTCGGCGAGACCGTCGTCTGCGACAACCTCAACCTCGACATCCGCGCCGGCGAGCTGGTCGCGCTGCTGGGCCCCTCGGGCTCGGGCAAGACGACGCTGCTGCGCATCATCGCGGGGCTGGAGGTGCCCGACACCGGCACGGTGCTGTTCCACGGCGAGGATGCCACCCACACCGACGTGCGCGACCGCCAGGTCGGATTCGTGTTCCAGCACTATGCGCTGTTCGGACACATGACGATCTTCGAGAACGTCGCGTTCGGCCTGCGCGTGCGGCCCAAGGCAACGCGGCCGCCGGAGAAGGAGATCCGCGCCAAGGTGATGGAGCTGCTGAAGCTGGTGCAGCTCGACTGGATCGCCGACCGCTACCCGCACCAGCTCTCCGGTGGGCAGCGGCAGCGCATCGCGCTGGCGCGCGCGCTGGCGGTGGAGCCCAAGGTGCTGCTGCTGGACGAGCCCTTTGGCGCCCTGGACGCCAAGGTGCGCAAGGAGCTGCGCCGCTGGCTGCGTCGCCTGCACGACGAGGTGCACGTGACCAGCGTGTTCGTCACGCACGACCAGGAAGAGGCGATGGAGGTGGCCGACCGCATCGTCGTGATGAACCACGGCCGCATCGAGCAGGACGGTCCGCCCGACGAGGTGTACGACCACCCGGCGACGCCGTTCGTGCTGCAGTTCCTCGGCGACGTGAACCTCTTCCACGGCCGCGTGGACCGAGCCGGCGGCAGCTCCGGCGACGTGAGCTACGTGCGTCCGCACGAGCTCGAGATCCTGGGTCGCGCCGAAGACGGTGCGATCGCGGCCACCCTGGCCCAGGCGCTGACGGTGGGGCCCAACACGCGCCTCGAGTTCAAGCGCGTCGACGACGGCAGCTACGTCGACGTCGAGCTGCCGCGCGCAGACTATCTGGCCTTGCGCGAGTCGCTGGGCCTGCGCGCGGGAGCGACCGTGCATCTGCGGCCGCGGCGCGTCACCACGTTCAGCGCGGAGCAGTTCGATCCGGCGGCGGCGATTTGA
- the cysW gene encoding sulfate ABC transporter permease subunit CysW — MSAIPVKAAPASAAAPAVAPRRIADATTEPRWVKWLLIGIALAFLSLFLFVPLAIVFAEAFKKGAEVYLAAITDPDAVSAIKLTLIAAAVSVPLNLVFGIAAAWCIAKFDFRGKNVLLTLIDLPFSVSPVISGLIYVLVFGLQGWFGEWLRDHDLKIIFAVPGIVLATVFITFPFVARELIPLMQAQGTEQEEAARVLGANGWQIFRRVTLPNIKWALLYGVILCNARAMGEFGAVSVVSGHIRGQTNTMPLHIEILYNEYQFAASFAVASLLAGLALVTLVLKFVVEQRVKADLKVQERSE; from the coding sequence ATGAGCGCGATTCCCGTCAAGGCCGCGCCCGCCTCCGCCGCTGCGCCGGCCGTCGCCCCGCGCCGCATCGCCGACGCGACCACCGAGCCGAGGTGGGTCAAGTGGCTGCTGATCGGCATCGCGCTCGCGTTCCTCAGCCTGTTCCTGTTCGTGCCGCTGGCCATCGTGTTCGCCGAGGCGTTCAAGAAGGGCGCCGAGGTCTACCTCGCCGCCATCACCGATCCGGATGCGGTGTCGGCGATCAAGCTCACGCTGATCGCGGCCGCCGTCTCCGTGCCGCTGAACCTGGTGTTCGGCATCGCCGCCGCCTGGTGCATCGCGAAGTTCGACTTCCGCGGCAAGAATGTGCTGCTCACCCTGATCGACCTGCCGTTCTCGGTGAGCCCGGTGATCTCCGGACTCATCTACGTGCTGGTGTTCGGCCTGCAGGGCTGGTTCGGCGAATGGCTGCGCGACCACGACCTGAAGATCATCTTCGCGGTGCCCGGCATCGTGCTCGCCACCGTCTTCATCACCTTCCCGTTCGTCGCCCGCGAGCTCATTCCGCTGATGCAGGCGCAAGGCACCGAGCAGGAAGAGGCGGCGCGCGTGCTGGGCGCCAACGGCTGGCAGATCTTTCGCCGCGTCACGCTGCCCAACATCAAGTGGGCGCTGCTGTACGGCGTGATCCTGTGCAATGCGCGGGCGATGGGCGAGTTCGGCGCCGTCAGCGTCGTGTCGGGCCACATCCGCGGGCAGACCAACACGATGCCGCTGCACATCGAGATCCTCTACAACGAGTACCAGTTCGCCGCGTCGTTCGCGGTGGCCTCGCTGCTGGCCGGCCTGGCGCTGGTCACGCTGGTGCTCAAGTTCGTCGTCGAGCAGCGCGTCAAGGCGGATCTCAAGGTCCAGGAGAGAAGCGAATGA
- the cysT gene encoding sulfate ABC transporter permease subunit CysT, giving the protein MVFSRVLLRRHSVLPGFDLALGFTLLYLGFIVLIPLSAAFLKTFTMTWPAFWEAVSAPRVLASYRLTFGASFGAALLNAFFGLVVAWVLVRYDFPAKRIVDALVDLPFALPTAVAGIALTALYAQNGWIGSHLPFKVSFTPLGVFVALTFIGLPFVVRTLQPVLEDLHKEIEEAAATLGATRWQTFTKVILPIVTPALLTGFALAFARALGEYGSVIFIAGNMPMVSEITPLLIITKLEQYDYTGATAIAVVMLVSAFVLLLAINALQAWARARQGR; this is encoded by the coding sequence ATGGTCTTCTCGCGCGTCCTTCTCAGGCGGCACAGCGTGCTGCCGGGCTTCGACCTGGCGCTGGGCTTCACGCTGCTGTACCTCGGCTTCATCGTGCTGATCCCACTGTCGGCGGCGTTCCTCAAGACCTTCACGATGACCTGGCCGGCCTTCTGGGAGGCGGTCAGCGCGCCGCGCGTGCTGGCGTCGTATCGGCTGACCTTCGGCGCGTCGTTCGGCGCCGCGCTGCTCAACGCCTTCTTCGGCCTCGTCGTCGCCTGGGTGCTGGTGCGCTACGACTTCCCGGCCAAGCGCATCGTCGATGCACTGGTCGACCTGCCTTTCGCCCTGCCCACGGCCGTGGCGGGCATCGCGCTCACGGCGCTGTATGCGCAGAACGGCTGGATCGGCTCGCACCTGCCGTTCAAGGTGAGCTTCACGCCGCTGGGCGTTTTCGTCGCGCTCACCTTCATCGGGCTGCCGTTCGTCGTGCGCACCTTGCAGCCCGTGCTCGAAGACCTGCACAAGGAGATCGAGGAGGCGGCGGCCACACTCGGCGCGACGCGCTGGCAGACCTTCACGAAAGTGATCCTGCCCATCGTGACGCCGGCACTGCTCACCGGCTTCGCGCTGGCCTTCGCACGCGCGCTGGGCGAATACGGCTCGGTCATCTTCATCGCCGGCAACATGCCGATGGTCAGCGAGATCACGCCGCTGCTGATCATCACCAAGCTCGAGCAGTACGACTACACCGGCGCGACGGCGATCGCGGTGGTGATGCTGGTGTCGGCCTTCGTGCTGCTGCTCGCGATCAACGCGCTGCAGGCATGGGCGCGGGCGAGGCAGGGCCGGTGA
- a CDS encoding sulfate ABC transporter substrate-binding protein, translating to MPLVDHRALRRALVLALPLAALAVPAAHAAGPTLLNVSYDVAREFYKDYNAAFIKHWKATAGEDLTVNQSHGGSSKQARAVIDGLEADVVTMNQSNDIDAIAERGKLLAADWAKRLPNNSAPTTSTTVILVRKGNPKGIKDWADLARPGVSVVIPNPKITGNGRYTYVAAWGAAIKAGQSPAQARELVQKIFANVPVFDGGGRAATTTFAQRGIGDALATFESEVNLIKAEFGGDFDVVYPRWSILAENPVAVIDKVVDKKGTRKQAEAYLKYLWSDEAQEIAARHQLRPRSAPLLAKYAKDFPKVDTFTIDEVFGGWSKAQKEHFDDGATYDQILKAGKKS from the coding sequence ATGCCCCTCGTCGACCACCGCGCGCTGCGCCGCGCCCTCGTCCTCGCCCTTCCGCTCGCCGCGCTGGCGGTGCCTGCGGCGCATGCCGCGGGGCCGACGCTGCTGAACGTCAGCTACGACGTCGCGCGCGAGTTCTACAAGGACTACAACGCCGCCTTCATCAAGCACTGGAAGGCGACAGCCGGCGAAGACCTGACGGTCAACCAGTCGCATGGCGGCTCGAGCAAGCAGGCGCGTGCCGTGATCGACGGGCTGGAAGCCGACGTCGTCACGATGAACCAGTCGAACGACATCGACGCCATCGCCGAGCGCGGCAAGCTGCTGGCCGCCGACTGGGCGAAGCGGCTGCCCAACAACAGCGCCCCGACCACGTCGACCACGGTGATCCTGGTGCGCAAGGGCAACCCCAAGGGCATCAAGGACTGGGCCGACCTGGCACGGCCGGGCGTCAGCGTGGTCATCCCGAATCCCAAGATCACCGGCAACGGCCGCTACACCTACGTCGCTGCGTGGGGTGCCGCCATCAAGGCCGGGCAGTCGCCGGCGCAGGCGCGTGAGCTGGTGCAGAAGATCTTCGCCAACGTGCCCGTCTTCGACGGCGGCGGCCGCGCCGCCACCACCACGTTTGCGCAGCGCGGCATCGGCGACGCGCTGGCCACCTTCGAGAGCGAGGTCAACCTCATCAAGGCGGAGTTCGGAGGCGACTTCGATGTCGTCTACCCGAGGTGGAGCATCCTGGCCGAGAACCCGGTGGCGGTGATCGACAAGGTGGTCGACAAGAAGGGCACGCGCAAGCAGGCCGAGGCCTACCTGAAATACCTGTGGTCCGACGAGGCGCAGGAGATCGCCGCCAGGCACCAGCTGCGCCCGCGCTCCGCGCCGCTGCTGGCCAAGTACGCCAAGGACTTCCCGAAGGTCGACACCTTCACCATCGACGAGGTGTTCGGCGGCTGGAGCAAGGCGCAGAAGGAGCACTTCGACGACGGGGCCACCTACGACCAGATCCTGAAGGCCGGCAAGAAGTCCTGA
- a CDS encoding sulfate ABC transporter substrate-binding protein, producing the protein MTRLIRSSLLTLALAAAAGAALAKDVTLLNVSYDPTRELYQDFNKAFAKHWKAKTGDNVVVKTSHGGSGKQARSVIDGLDADVVTLALAYDIDEIAEKGRLLAPDWQKRLQHNSAPYTSTIVFLVRKGNPKGIKDWDDLAKPGVGVITPNPKTSGGARWNYLAAWGYAQKKFGSDAKAQEFVASVYKNVPVLDSGARGATTTFVERGIGDVLIAWENEALLALKELGPDKFDVVAPSVSILAEPPVAVVDKVVDRKGTRAVATAYLEYLYSAEGQDIAGQNYYRPIDAAAAAKYAKQFPKVSLFTIDQVFGGWSKAQKTHFADGGVFDKIYGK; encoded by the coding sequence ATGACCCGCCTCATCCGCTCCTCGCTGCTGACCCTGGCCCTCGCCGCCGCTGCCGGCGCGGCGCTCGCCAAGGACGTCACCTTGCTGAACGTCTCGTACGACCCGACCCGCGAGCTCTACCAGGACTTCAACAAGGCTTTCGCCAAGCACTGGAAGGCCAAGACCGGCGACAACGTGGTCGTGAAGACCTCGCATGGCGGCTCGGGCAAGCAGGCCCGCTCGGTGATCGACGGCCTCGACGCCGACGTGGTGACTCTCGCGCTCGCCTACGACATCGACGAGATCGCCGAGAAGGGCAGGCTGCTCGCGCCGGATTGGCAGAAGCGCCTGCAGCACAACAGCGCCCCCTACACCTCGACCATCGTGTTCCTGGTGCGCAAGGGCAATCCGAAAGGCATCAAGGACTGGGACGACCTGGCCAAGCCGGGAGTCGGCGTCATCACCCCCAACCCGAAGACCTCGGGCGGGGCGCGCTGGAACTACCTCGCCGCCTGGGGCTATGCCCAGAAGAAGTTCGGCAGCGACGCGAAGGCGCAGGAGTTCGTGGCCAGCGTCTACAAGAACGTGCCGGTGCTCGACTCCGGCGCGCGCGGCGCGACCACCACCTTCGTCGAGCGCGGCATCGGCGACGTGCTGATCGCCTGGGAGAACGAGGCGCTGCTGGCGCTGAAGGAGCTGGGTCCGGACAAGTTCGACGTCGTCGCGCCGTCGGTGTCCATCCTGGCCGAGCCGCCGGTGGCGGTGGTCGACAAGGTGGTCGACCGCAAGGGCACCCGCGCTGTCGCCACCGCCTACCTCGAGTACCTGTACTCGGCGGAGGGCCAGGACATCGCGGGGCAGAACTACTACCGCCCCATCGACGCCGCGGCGGCGGCCAAGTACGCCAAGCAGTTCCCGAAGGTGAGCCTGTTCACCATCGACCAGGTCTTCGGCGGCTGGTCCAAGGCGCAGAAGACGCACTTCGCCGACGGCGGCGTGTTCGACAAGATCTACGGCAAATAG